The proteins below come from a single Candida albicans SC5314 chromosome 7, complete sequence genomic window:
- a CDS encoding uncharacterized protein (Protein of unknown function; repressed by alpha pheromone in SpiderM medium), which yields MIEYLQLGSTIATISLSIALGTLTIISNQQNVYHLILTISSFIIPLYSIIPIIYSNVISISIQLIFSIFNIISGILFIINVPHKQLYYIPITIIFIVNLVFLIASFIMLLSWMIISKTGLNNTNEESEIYSNDLISKKTSEATLYNTNPAIIANNINTEPSSEYSMENDWINSKDKITLALPPNATPINCDFSYYLGSNANSVRGDLDNARSILMVNLEDQDTKANQQLKRQRWKSIHDEKIMIANLNQNLLPGVLKQNISDDYSNTLTGLENIPSSTNLTTAIVRKIDGTPTNIPEINMEELNNLQQISGYNIIDGSSNLIDGSQLFDKKTSIKSELYQGEYLLPPNEVVENIDQLSDITSKRPSISNRSFSEPSLYENGAPSLYTFRKSSSPKPIITPVSTNIEEFQFENENKLAPEPKTPPQQQQQQSRSRQPSTRTSPIRKFLHDSSPKRIFKSRSVVGPNFHKHSNSTISNTMSLKSSFSSSRSTSPNKLKSILKLHKHSTSVPNFQFHDNSWTHSHPHQQHSWYLDKHSFHSSHHSKVIAEPIDLWDIQTTNFDINDVYEVQPFALAQPPQISSSSSAQPKEKESRTKKVKNNEQDKDDDEDDEDEHHQTNQESRISSLPSQVFGEYDKEKWDTLKTLGNKNSHTVAV from the coding sequence ATGATTGAATACTTACAATTAGGATCTACTATAGCGACTATATCATTAAGCATTGCACTTGGAACACTAACAATAATATCgaatcaacaaaatgtATATCATTTGATATTAACAATCAgttcatttattattccATTATATTCAATAATCCCAATCATTTATTCCAATGTTATCTCTATATCAATACAACTAATattttccattttcaatataatatCCGGTATATTATTCATAATCAATGTTCCTCATAAACAACTTTATTATATCCCAATcacaattatatttattgttaatttgGTGTTTCTTATAGCTTCATTTATAATGTTACTACTGTGGATGATCATACTGAAAACAGGtttaaataatacaaaCGAAGAATCAGAAATTTATCtgaatgatttgatttccaaAAAGACTTCTGAAGCAACTTTATACAATACCAACCCAGCCATCATAGccaacaacatcaatacTGAACCATCTTCAGAATATTCAATGGAAAATGATTGGATCAATTCTAAAGATAAAATAACTCTTGCTTTACCTCCAAATGCCACACCAATAAATTGTGATTTTAGTTATTATTTGGGAAGTAATGCCAATTCAGTACGCGGAGATTTAGATAATGCAAGAAGTATACTCATGGTCAACCTAGAGGATCAAGACACCAAGgcaaatcaacaattgaaacgACAACGATGGAAATCTATTCATGATGAGAAGATTATGATTGcaaatttgaatcaaaatttattacCTGGTGTTCTTAAACAGAATATATCTGATGATTATAGCAACACATTAACTGGGTTAGAAAATATACCTTCTAGCACAAATTTGACCACCGCAATAGTGAGAAAAATTGACGGCACACCAACAAATATCCCTGAAATCAATATGGAAGAACTCAATAATTTGCAACAGATATCTGGCTACAATATTATCGATGGAAGCtccaatttgattgatggatcacaattatttgataaaaaaacgAGTATCAAGAGTGAACTTTATCAAGGAGAATATTTGTTGCCTCCAAATGAAGTTGTGGAAaatattgatcaattaagTGATATTACTTCCAAGAGACCTTCAATTCTGAATCGAAGTTTCAGTGAACCTTCATTATATGAAAATGGTGCACCTTCATTATACACTTTCAGAAAATCAAGTAGTCCTAAACCTATCATTACTCCAGTATCCACcaatattgaagaatttcaatttgaaaatgaaaacaaactTGCACCTGAACCAAAGACACCacctcaacaacaacaacaacaatcaagaTCTAGACAACCATCAACAAGAACTTCACCAATAAGGAAATTCTTACATGACAGTAGTCCTAAAcgaattttcaaatctagATCGGTAGTCGGACCAAATTTCCATAAacattcaaattcaacaatttccaaTACAATGTCTTTGaaatcttcattttcatcttcGAGATCAACATCaccaaataaattgaaatcaatactCAAATTACATAAACATAGTACCAGTGTACCcaatttccaattccatGACAATTCATGGACTCATTCACATCCACATCAGCAACATTCATGGTATTTGGATAAACATAGTTTCCATTCAAGTCATCATCTGAAAGTAATTGCTGAACCTATTGATTTATGGGATATTCAAACTacaaattttgatattaatgatGTATACGAAGTACAACCATTTGCATTAGcacaaccaccacaaatatcatcatcatcatccgCACAACccaaagagaaagaaagtaGAACCAAAAAAGTTAAAAACAATGAACAAGACAAAGATGATGacgaagatgatgaagatgaacatcatcaaacaaatcaagaatCAAGAATTAGTAGTTTACCTAGTCAAGTGTTTGGTGAAtatgataaagaaaaatgggATACTTTAAAAACATTAGGAAATAAAAATTCTCATACAGTAGCTGTATAG
- the SNG3 gene encoding Sng3p (Putative membrane transporter; Hap43p-induced gene; mutation confers hypersensitivity to toxic ergosterol analog; shows colony morphology-related gene regulation by Ssn6p) yields the protein MSRIDHDVSSVTSSLQSDIHSQEEPVQYQPSAVNEPSSRRPSMIRRLSNSASSFFNASNITQESLVEDVEDDILDIGNENYVEEMFGAKQLSHAMTSKSSDEEEQTPQPYTGQQPQQQESSTGSQESKADLTGDSTTPPPQQPVQRRKGSIVSAFSNKKYSFWDKEFKSERIKIAMQVLENYVYLVLGFAAVLCIYTGSYYNRTSRFKNLKMAIMIGDRNSTQLPNIVGQTIEGYFTKVPALQALGNFDIWDYDRLSNLAASHNNTLTEEVYRQIHHQKYWAAFYVYENATLNWYQALASGSKTFNPTNSLMEVVYETGRDYNAVNNYIVTIIGQILRGYYKFIPQSGLVVNMLKTLNSTQANNVINNAPQLISTIPTFSIHDLHPVPNPVFSATMQLAGVYLIVLTFFAFVFSIQIQMYIASKVKGIKYVIFRMMSNQVAYFIISLAFVVLNTAFGLPFNGTFGHAGFLVIWVFSYLLMSAIGSVIEFFVLIVFALKPPMIGFVLLFTVVLNLAPTISPIILCPKFYRYGYAMPLKNFYDLLQVAYFNAWKGHMGRNIGILFAWMVVSNAALPFVMKWLANKKAKAEEQKTNLEESQDNKNNQVTEKK from the coding sequence ATGTCCAGAATAGACCATGATGTTTCCAGTGTAACGTCATCGTTACAATCAGATATTCACTCACAAGAGGAACCAGTTCAATATCAACCATCAGCGGTCAATGAGCCATCATCACGCAGACCGTCAATGATACGAAGATTATCTAATTCAGCATCaagttttttcaatgctAGTAATATAACACAAGAAAGTTTGGTGGAAGATGTGGAAGACGATATATTGGATATTGGGAATGAAAATTATGTTGAAGAAATGTTTGGAGCTAAACAATTAAGCCACGCCATGACTTCAAAAAGtagtgatgaagaagagCAAACCCCACAACCTTATACAGgacaacaaccacaacagcAAGAAAGCTCAACTGGATCCCAAGAATCAAAAGCAGATTTAACTGGTGATAGCACCACTCCgccaccacaacaacctGTCCAGAGAAGGAAAGGTTCAATTGTGAGTGCTTTCAGTAATAAAAAGTACAGTTTCTGGGATaaagaattcaaatcaGAAAGAATCAAGATTGCGATGCAAGTTTTAGAGAATTATGTATATTTAGTACTTGGATTTGCTGCTGTATTATGTATTTATACTGGATCTTATTATAATAGAACTTCTCGATtcaaaaacttgaaaatgGCGATTATGATTGGTGATAGAAATTCTACCCAATTACCCAATATTGTCGGACAAACCATTGAAGGTTATTTCACTAAAGTGCCGGCTCTTCAAGCATTAGGTAATTTTGATATATGGGATTATGATAGATTGTCCAATTTAGCTGCATCTCATAATAACACCTTAACTGAAGAAGTATATCGacaaattcatcatcaaaaatATTGGGCTGCATTTTATGTTTATGAGAATGCAACATTGAATTGGTATCAAGCATTGGCTAGTGGTTCAAAAACGTTTAACCcaacaaattcattaatggAAGTTGTATATGAAACCGGAAGAGATTATAATGCTGTCAACAATTATATCGTCACGATCATTGGACAAATCTTACGTGGTTATTATAAGTTTATTCCACAAAGTGGATTGGTTGTCAATATGTTGAAAACATTGAATTCTACTCAAGCAAATAATGTGATTAATAATGCTCCTCAATTGATTTCTACCATTCCTACATTTTCAATCCATGATTTACATCCAGTTCCTAACCCAGTATTTTCTGCTACTATGCAATTAGCTGGTGTTTACCTTATTGTGCTTACATTTTTCGCATTTGTATTTTCTATTCAAATACAAATGTATATTGCATCTAAAGTTAAGGGCATTAAATATGTGATATTTAGAATGATGTCTAATCAAGTTgcttattttattatttcattggcatttgttgttttgaaCACGGCATTTGGTTTACCATTCAATGGAACTTTTGGTCATGCTGGGTTTTTAGTGATTTGGGTGTTTTCTTATTTGTTAATGTCGGCCATTGGAAGtgttattgaattttttgtattgattgtttttgCTTTGAAACCACCAATGATTGGATTTGTTTTACTATTCACGGTGGTTCTCAATCTTGCACCAACAATTTCACCTATTATTTTATGTCCGAAATTCTATCGTTATGGTTATGCCATGccattgaagaatttttatGATCTTTTACAAGTAGCTTATTTCAATGCTTGGAAAGGTCATATGGGGAGAAATATTGGAATTTTGTTTGCTTGGATGGTTGTAAGTAATGCGGCGTTACCATTTGTAATGAAATGGTTGGCAAACAAGAAAGCCAAAGcagaagaacaaaaaacCAACTTGGAAGAATCACAGGACAATAAGAATAATCAAGTaacagaaaagaaataa
- the SNG4 gene encoding Sng4p (Putative membrane transporter; Hap43-induced; inducd by Mnl1p under weak acid stress; shows Mob2-dependent hyphal regulation), whose translation MTEATGNSETTTTTPRDRITNSDSVDPLSSESAQFYDAHDALEADGVYATAVQKVQSQRLETEHRQDNVPGTSTTTTVPQGDVKGEKHEDQHDTQSLTIKERDHEYFKMIPQFFFVYLQVFCIFLGFLSMYWGSIYHRDQRYRNVGYLVVNEDSQFQVPNGSGSASSSTVEPYLGNAMLNMLTNNKTIENLGDFQIVNLTDFTQLAKKHNNTILEEVQRQVHHQKYWGAIYIAPNSTQNIYQGFSTGNASYMQNVNQSITVVYETGRHFSALSQYLNRNLNLVSEAWIRDYASSQVYQPILGQLNSTQREYLLSNNQTIAIFTTLPTFNFIDQRPSPSPAVLGPSEIQLIYCLIISFYSYNFSKDIYAYMRKKIKYRSYLFYKFLISQLHAFVLALVYSLMAIAFQIPTSVAFGKSGFLVLWMFIFLYISATGVINEVVVSIILTFGKQQLIAPWMVFNIVANVSTTFAPFVLTPGFFRFGYALPMYNAYEAVKVVFFDTWKGHLGRNLGVLIIWIVVGNVSLLFVSHWSTQRAKKIALAEKQKKKEQQQVDK comes from the coding sequence ATGACAGAAGCTACGGGGAATTcggaaacaacaacaacaactccaAGAGACAGGATTACAAATTCTGACTCGGTGGATCCATTATCCTCAGAAAGTGCTCAATTTTACGATGCTCATGATGCATTGGAAGCTGATGGAGTATATGCCACGGCTGTGCAAAAAGTCCAATCGCAAAGATTAGAAACAGAACATCGACAAGATAATGTACCGGgaacatcaacaacaacaacagttcCTCAAGGTGATGTCAAAGGTGAAAAGCATGAAGATCAACATGATACACAATCATTAACCATCAAGGAAAGGGATCAtgaatatttcaaaatgattccacaattcttttttgtttatcttCAAGTCTTCTGTATATTTTTAGGATTTTTATCAATGTATTGGGGGTCAATATATCATCGTGACCAACGTTACAGGAATGTTGGTTATTTAGTGGTCAATGAAGATTCACAATTTCAAGTGCCCAATGGGTCAGGCTCGGCATCGTCATCAACAGTAGAACCCTATTTGGGTAATGCTATGCTCAATATGTTAACtaataacaaaacaattgaGAATCTTGGagattttcaaattgtgaATTTGACAGATTTCACCCAATTAGCAAAAAAACACAATAATACCATATTAGAAGAAGTTCAACGACAAGTACATCATCAAAAATATTGGGGTGCCATATATATTGCCCCAAATAGTACCCAAAACATATATCAAGGGTTTTCAACAGGTAATGCATCGTATATGCAGAATGtgaatcaatcaataacTGTTGTTTATGAAACAGGACGTCATTTTTCAGCATTAAGTCAATATCTTAATCGGAATTTGAATCTTGTTAGTGAAGCATGGATTCGTGATTATGCATCATCCCAAGTATATCAACCAATTTTAGGTCAATTGAATTCTACTCAACGAGAATATTTATTGAGtaataatcaaacaatCGCTATTTTCACAACGTTACCtacatttaattttattgacCAAAGACCATCACCTAGTCCTGCAGTTTTAGGACCTTctgaaattcaattgatttattgtttgattatATCATTTTACAGttataatttttctaaAGATATTTATGCCTATatgagaaagaaaattaaatatcgatcttatttattttataaattcttGATATCTCAATTGCATGCATTTGTGTTGGCATTAGTTTATTCCTTAATGGCTATTGCGTTCCAAATCCCTACTAGTGTTGCCTTTGGGAAATCAGGGTTTTTAGTGCTTTGGATGTTTATTTTCTTATATATTAGTGCCACGGGGGTTATTAATGAAGTAGTGGTGCTGATCATATTAACTTTTGggaaacaacaattgattgcTCCTTGGATGGTGTTTAATATTGTTGCCAACGTGTCGACAACGTTTGCTCCATTTGTTTTAACTCCAGGGTTCTTCCGATTCGGGTATGCCTTGCCAATGTATAATGCTTATGAAGCTGTGAAAGTTGTATTTTTTGATACTTGGAAAGGTCATTTAGGAAGAAACCTTGgagttttgataatttggaTTGTTGTGGGAAATGtgtcattattatttgtcaGTCATTGGTCTACCCAAAGAGCTAAAAAGATAGCATTAGCAGAAaagcaaaagaagaaggaacaacaacaagtagacaaatag
- the HSM3 gene encoding Hsm3p (Ortholog(s) have role in mismatch repair, proteasome regulatory particle assembly and cytosol, nucleus, proteasome regulatory particle, base subcomplex localization) yields the protein MLDELSYKVLTNLETSYERKQPLGSKLIDRYTLTIDQSTVAQQSYFEQIIPAINRILMNSEAHVIDPDNVLIRLLPEILSHLSFEQILMYYPNDFILHFLFEEKLENVSVICLEVILLNLQEPETLQFLRDNNVISRLLREVYFKKTPISVLNKIERLITVLNGIEEINLLESCLPILKKIRDQGNTVLLSRYLDLVNLLLRYLPEFSPHLYSFTKQEFLKYQDDPLFLILLIQFYVKLVRLKAPVDLSLPLSDILSLYDKFDLLVKNEVVELVAQLSFTQSYTDILFKSQIFKTHNLLEVFEKTENSDIRLLSKANPQVIYELNNSIYPDVLAHLNLFTNNLYFPILLNFMSSTTIFYQLKLHLNNEKLSQLPMDKLFKLLLEMSTHNHSKEHLFNNLPTIMSTNLLETEDLRNNELWNLKLEILQNLLNDDSVPGFEFWHQELTRNYELMTFGRVFRNAAPRVDIIDETA from the coding sequence ATGTTGGACGAATTATCATACAAGGTTTTAACTAATCTAGAGACGAGTTatgaaagaaaacaacCGTTGGGGTCAAAATTGATCGATAGGTATACTTTAACCATTGACCAATCAACTGTTGCCCAACAATCATATTTTGAACAAATCATTCCCGCAATCAATCgaatattgatgaattcaGAAGCTCATGTAATTGATCCTGATAATGTGTTAATTCGATTATTACCGGAAATTTTAAGCCATTTAAgttttgaacaaattttgaTGTATTATCCCAATGATTTCATTTTACACTTTTTATTTGAGGAAAAATTAGAGAATGTCAGTGTAATATGTCTTGAAGttattttattgaatcTCCAAGAACCGGAAACATTGCAGTTTTTACGTGACAATAACGTGATTAGTAGATTGTTACGCGAGGTATACTTTAAAAAGACCCCAATTTCAGTATTAAACAAGATTGAACGTTTAATTACCGTGTTAAATGgtattgaagaaatcaatttactTGAACTGTGTCTCCCcattttgaagaaaattcGAGACCAGGGAAATACTGTATTATTGTCACGttatttggatttggtGAATTTGTTATTACGGTATTTACCAGAATTTTCACCTCATTTGTACAGTTTTACCAAACaagaatttttgaaataccAGGATGATCCTTTATTCttgattttattgattcaattttatgtGAAATTGGTTAGATTGAAAGCTCCAGTTGATTTGAGTCTCCCATTGAGTGatatattatcattatatGATAAGTTTGACTTGTTGGTTAAGAATGAAGTAGTTGAACTTGTGGCACAATTATCATTCACTCAATCATATACTGATATACTTTTCAAGAgtcaaatttttaaaactcATAATTTACTTGAAGTATTTGAGAAAACTGAAAATTCCGATATTCGATTACTTAGCAAAGCTAATCCTCAAGTTATttatgaattgaataattcaatttatccTGATGTATTGGctcatttaaatttatttactaataatttatatttccccattttgttaaatttcATGAGTTCAACGACaatattttatcaattgaaattacatttaaataatgaaaaattatcacAATTACCAATGgataaattgtttaaattattattggaaatGTCGACTCATAATCATAGTAAAGAacatttatttaataatttgcCTACTATTATGTCTACGAATTTATTAGAAACTGAAGATCTTAGAAATAACGAATTATGgaatttaaaattggaaattttaCAAAACTTGTTAAATGATGATTCGGTACCaggatttgaattttggCATCAAGAATTGACGAGAAATTACGAATTGATGACATTTGGTAGAGTTTTTCGTAATGCTGCTCCAAGAgttgatattattgatgaaactGCCTAG
- a CDS encoding uncharacterized protein (Ortholog of Candida albicans WO-1 : CAWG_05678), with amino-acid sequence MMPSIDTDIDIFVVLGKLPSDIVGLILDYLPKCMLHELLYFPPIREVVASAILSKMLISNVLQRNTDYSECNCDLLDITPKKLKRAIDQWNIFPKFVVIKDFNLFKAVLDLSPQVLHNAINLYGVFCVKSDADRQKSLEILVNSNVKFSHFALMNFGHVTTLPAVTTSLTLGDTTLASYMVDGLKRLHVSQGFIEERVTSYNFPSSLEDLEIEGPRSPKVILPPNLRKLNIGTISVSIESATGQAGKLEELSLALPHIESFDEIGIVAPNLKILNIEYCGKLINYDGLKKFQNLKELSIKYCNYPIGVFAGNLFPELKKFEYMGTDYDFGIPDFIPTDLFGTTLEFPPNLKYLSIKFASFMRVDLSTLVLPSKLKHLELWGVKLGFGYLHLSENLEYVRIRSPELEFDDNFRIPQKMKYFQVTANYFYFETPDFMYHLPDGLEHLQLVSRKDGDMGQLYNKVQWPKSLKIFRLHYFSFNSRSLAFLKLSKSCLEEIDIRGGHYKRLNADSLPKSVRVLILKKMGIQELCGSFERLNNLNKLLVTHTNLRNQAPIKLPVSSLSLIDLRYCKLDTKSPFVVSIRQEKNKNTCLKVKESDFWGMSDMEM; translated from the coding sequence ATGATGCCCAGTATTGATACTGATATTGACATCTTTGTTGTTCTAGGAAAACTTCCATCTGATATTGTTGGTTTGATTCTTGACTATTTACCAAAATGCATGTTGCATGAACTATTATACTTCCCACCTATTAGAGAAGTTGTTGCATCTgcaattttatcaaagaTGTTAATTAGTAACGTTTTACAAAGAAACACAGATTATAGTGAATGTAATTGTGACCTTTTGGATATCAcgccaaaaaaattgaagcGGGCTATAGATCAATGGAACATATTTCCCAAATTTGTTGTCATTAAggatttcaatttattcaaagcTGTCTTAGATCTCTCTCCTCAAGTTTTACACAATGCTATAAATCTTTATGGCGTTTTTTGTGTCAAAAGTGACGCTGATCGACAAAAGAGTTTAGAAATACTTGTGAACTCCAATGTCAAATTTAGTCATTTCgcattaatgaattttggACATGTAACAACTTTACCTGCTGTAACTACAAGTCTTACCCTAGGAGATACAACATTAGCTAGTTACATGGTTGACGGACTAAAGAGGTTACACGTGAGTCAGGGGtttattgaagaaagagTGACAAGTTATAATTTTCCGTCATCTTTAGAGGATTTAGAAATTGAAGGTCCGCGTTCACCTAAAGTGATTTTACCTCCAAATTTGCGTAAATTGAACATTGGAACAATTTCTGTCTCAATTGAATCCGCAACAGGCCAAGCAGGCAAGTTGGAAGAATTACTGCTTGCTTTACCACACATTGAATCCTTTGATGAGATTGGCATTGTTGCTCCaaacttgaaaatattaaatatcGAATACTGTGGCAAGCTAATCAATTATGACGgcttaaaaaaatttcaaaatttaaaagaattatcTATAAAGTACTGCAACTATCCAATTGGAGTATTTGCAGGAAACTTATTTCCTGAgttaaagaaatttgaaTACATGGGGACAGATTATGACTTTGGAATCCCAGACTTTATACCTACGGATTTATTTGGTACCACATTAGAGTTTCCGccaaatttaaaatatttatcgATAAAGTTTGCTAGTTTCATGAGGGTAGATTTGAGTACTTTAGTTCTTCCTTCCAAGTTGAAACATCTAGAACTTTGGGGTGTGAAACTTGGTTTTGGATACTTGCACCTTTCTGAAAATTTAGAATACGTACGTATCCGTTCACCAGAATTGGAGTTTGATGACAATTTCAGGATTCCTCAAAAGATGAAGTACTTTCAAGTAACCGCTAACTACTTCTATTTTGAGACACCAGATTTTATGTATCACTTACCAGATGGGTTAGAACACTTACAATTAGTTTCTCGTAAAGATGGAGACATGGGTCAATTATATAACAAAGTTCAGTGGCCAAAGTCATTAAAGATATTTCGTTTACATTATTTTAGCTTTAATTCGAGATCGTTGgcatttttgaaattgagtAAATCATGCCTTGAAGAGATTGATATTCGCGGTGGTCATTATAAGAGATTAAATGCAGATTCACTTCCAAAAAGTGTACgagttttaattttgaagaaaatgggAATTCAAGAATTGTGTGGTTCCTTTGAACGGCTAAATAACCTAAACAAGTTGTTAGTCACACACACCAATCTTCGGAACCAAGCCCCTATAAAATTGCCAGTATCATCATTGAGCCTCATAGATTTACGATACTGTAAACTTGATACTAAGTCACCTTTTGTCGTGTCTATCCGACaggaaaagaataaaaacaCCTGCTTAAAAGTAAAAGAATCTGACTTTTGGGGCATGAGTGACATGGAAATGTGA
- a CDS encoding uncharacterized protein (Protein of unknown function; Hap43-repressed gene), with protein MYTIIQKIKWPLVLCDFVFKNFNTNYRTLELLNLKESRLQEIRFSGGHVKELSIDLFPVSVENLTLMEMGIHELSASFESLKNLYRLSLMGNQLRNVNSVKLPVSSLEVLNVRQCNLRLISPFLVSMLEEKNQNANLRVEATGNLNVNINDXRKVMKAIKGLSLELNRLNDSILKISNHSYRLEAVYRDFDPYFETPQSSETEEVVSDYDSDDLYNGSVFYSDEN; from the coding sequence ATGTATACTATTATACAAAAGATTAAGTGGCCCTTAGTATTATgtgattttgttttcaaaaattttaatacTAATTACCGGACATTGGagttattgaatttaaaagaatCTAGACTTCAAGAAATTAGGTTCAGTGGAGGTCATGTTAAAGAGTTGagtattgatttatttccAGTTAgtgttgaaaatttaacTTTAATGGAAATGGGGATCCATGAACTATCTGCTTCATTTGAAAGTTTGAAGAACTTGTACAGGTTGTCACTAATGGGAAATCAATTGAGAAATGTAAATTCTGTCAAATTGCCAGTATCATCTTTGGAGGTTTTAAACGTACGTCAATGTAACCTTCGTTTGATATCACCATTTTTRGTTTCAATGCTTGAGGAGAAGAATCAGAACGCAAATCTAAGAGTAGAGGCTACAGGAAATTTGAATGTGAATATAAATGATGYGAGGAAAGTAATGAAAGCAATCAAAGGTCTCTCATTAGAGCTCAACAGACTCAATGATTctatattgaaaatatctAACCATTCTTATCGTTTGGAAGCTGTATATCGTGATTTTGATCCTTAGTTTGAAACTCCTCAATCTTCTGAGACTGAAGAGGTGGTCTCCGATTATGATTCAGACGATCTTTACAATGGAAGTGTGTTTTATCTGGATGAAAATTAA